In Blastopirellula sp. J2-11, a single genomic region encodes these proteins:
- a CDS encoding DUF1559 domain-containing protein codes for MMSRTDHFSRENRYRHAFTLVELLVVIAIIGVLIALLLPAVQQAREAARRISCKNQLKQLGLALHLYHDTHSAFPIGSGHTGSSYTSGSYTTARSPWSVAILPYIEQGALYDLYNFAGAAYSYSLEASSAHADNRAVATTPVPAFTCPSYGGYNGLHTNYFGVMGGGVLETSYSATGGNLGRAMWENGMFYRNSRVGMRSITDGSTNTLALGETIYQRAPLTDSSASQHYFTWASSLRMGTPPVPGILAGVTDVPINGWKGDGGKEDTVFIASEANSRGTIRSGTTSTAADAVNCLQCRAFSSRHSGGAQFCMASGSVQFLSDTIDLAIFRRLAIRNDGEVIGDY; via the coding sequence ATGATGTCTCGTACCGATCATTTCAGCAGGGAGAATCGATACCGGCATGCGTTTACTTTGGTGGAATTGCTGGTAGTGATCGCGATCATTGGCGTCCTGATCGCATTGTTGTTGCCAGCCGTTCAACAAGCGCGGGAAGCCGCTCGGCGCATTTCCTGCAAGAATCAGTTGAAGCAGCTTGGCTTGGCTTTGCACTTATATCATGACACGCATTCCGCGTTTCCCATCGGATCGGGGCACACAGGCAGTTCGTACACATCGGGAAGCTATACCACGGCGCGCTCGCCTTGGAGCGTGGCGATCTTGCCGTATATCGAGCAAGGCGCTCTTTACGATTTGTATAACTTTGCTGGAGCCGCTTATTCGTACTCACTAGAAGCGAGCAGCGCCCATGCCGACAACCGAGCCGTGGCGACGACGCCGGTTCCTGCTTTTACGTGTCCTTCTTACGGTGGTTACAACGGATTGCACACCAATTATTTTGGCGTGATGGGAGGAGGCGTACTGGAAACGTCTTATTCCGCAACGGGGGGCAATTTGGGCCGCGCGATGTGGGAGAACGGAATGTTCTATCGAAATTCAAGAGTTGGCATGCGGAGCATCACGGATGGTTCGACCAATACGTTAGCGCTGGGAGAGACAATCTACCAGCGCGCCCCGCTGACCGACTCCTCCGCAAGTCAGCACTATTTCACCTGGGCGTCTTCGCTACGAATGGGCACTCCCCCGGTTCCCGGCATCTTGGCCGGCGTGACCGACGTCCCGATCAACGGTTGGAAGGGCGACGGCGGGAAGGAAGACACGGTTTTCATCGCCTCCGAAGCCAATTCACGAGGAACGATTCGCTCGGGGACAACTTCTACGGCTGCGGATGCCGTCAACTGTCTTCAGTGTCGCGCGTTTAGCAGTCGACATTCTGGCGGAGCCCAATTCTGCATGGCGAGTGGTTCGGTGCAGTTTCTGAGTGATACCATCGACTTGGCGATCTTTCGCCGCTTGGCCATTCGCAACGATGGCGAAGTGATTGGTGATTATTAA
- a CDS encoding arylsulfatase gives MSRSCCLLLLTFVSSLCASAAPAAETGDRPNVIFILADDMGYSDLGCYGGEIATPNLDKLASGGLKFTNFYNTARCWPTRGALLSGYYAQQIHRDTLPGLKGGGHGVRQDWARLLPDYLRPHGYRNYHSGKWHIDGKVLAAGFDRSLDLRNQGNFFTAKGNFEDDKPVVPAEDESGYYATTAVVDHAVDCLQEHADKYADQPFFHYVAFIAPHFPLHALPEDIAKYRDAYLQGWDKLREERFARQQKLGLLHTTLSALEPDVGPPYAFPDAMEKLGPGEVNRPLPWTDLTDEQRRFQATKMAIHAAMVDRMDQEIGRLIEQLKGMGEYENTLIFFASDNGASAEIMVRHGGHDPSAAPGSAASYLCLGPGFSSAANTPLRRHKTWVHEGGISTPLIVHWPAGIKAEGEYRQTPAHVIDIAPTILAAVGVEKPNEWEGEAIPAAPGKSLVPAFAQDVTINRDFLWWLHEGNRAIRAGDWKLVAAKGDPWELYDLSTDRAEANNLAKQNPEKVKELESLWNQQLEATIDLAAKTAKKK, from the coding sequence ATGTCCCGCTCTTGTTGTCTGCTCTTGCTCACGTTTGTCAGCTCACTTTGCGCGAGCGCTGCCCCCGCCGCGGAGACAGGCGATCGTCCCAACGTCATCTTCATCTTGGCGGACGATATGGGATATTCCGATCTGGGTTGCTACGGTGGAGAGATCGCAACGCCGAATCTTGACAAACTGGCCTCAGGCGGTTTGAAGTTTACGAACTTTTACAATACGGCTCGTTGCTGGCCGACGCGTGGTGCGCTGCTCAGCGGCTACTATGCGCAGCAGATTCATCGCGACACGTTGCCCGGTTTGAAAGGGGGCGGACATGGAGTCCGCCAAGATTGGGCGCGACTGTTGCCCGACTATCTTCGTCCGCATGGCTATCGCAACTATCACAGCGGCAAATGGCACATCGACGGCAAAGTGTTAGCGGCCGGTTTCGATCGTTCGCTTGATCTACGAAACCAAGGGAACTTCTTCACGGCCAAGGGGAACTTTGAAGATGACAAGCCGGTCGTTCCGGCCGAAGATGAGTCTGGCTACTACGCTACGACGGCGGTCGTCGATCATGCGGTCGATTGTTTGCAGGAGCATGCCGACAAATACGCCGATCAACCCTTCTTCCACTATGTTGCCTTCATCGCGCCTCACTTTCCGCTGCATGCGCTGCCGGAAGATATCGCCAAGTACCGCGACGCCTATCTCCAAGGTTGGGACAAGCTGCGCGAAGAGCGCTTCGCCCGGCAGCAGAAGCTTGGTTTGCTGCACACGACCTTGTCAGCGCTCGAGCCCGATGTCGGTCCTCCTTACGCTTTTCCAGACGCGATGGAAAAGCTGGGACCCGGCGAGGTCAATCGCCCGCTCCCTTGGACCGATCTGACCGACGAGCAGCGCCGCTTTCAGGCGACCAAGATGGCGATTCACGCGGCGATGGTCGATCGGATGGACCAAGAGATCGGCCGCCTGATCGAACAGTTGAAAGGGATGGGGGAGTACGAAAACACGCTGATCTTCTTCGCGTCCGACAACGGCGCCAGCGCCGAGATCATGGTGCGACACGGCGGACATGATCCGAGTGCTGCGCCCGGCAGCGCCGCGTCGTATCTATGTCTTGGCCCCGGCTTCTCCAGCGCCGCCAACACGCCGCTGCGTCGTCATAAGACGTGGGTGCACGAAGGGGGAATCAGCACGCCGCTGATCGTCCATTGGCCTGCCGGAATCAAAGCCGAAGGAGAATATCGGCAAACTCCCGCCCATGTGATCGACATCGCGCCGACTATCTTAGCGGCGGTCGGCGTCGAAAAGCCCAACGAGTGGGAAGGCGAAGCCATTCCCGCGGCGCCCGGCAAAAGCCTGGTCCCCGCCTTCGCCCAAGACGTAACGATCAACCGCGACTTCCTTTGGTGGCTGCACGAAGGCAACCGCGCGATCCGCGCCGGCGATTGGAAACTGGTCGCCGCCAAAGGAGATCCGTGGGAACTGTACGACCTCAGCACCGATCGCGCCGAGGCGAACAACCTGGCGAAGCAGAACCCCGAAAAGGTGAAAGAACTGGAATCGCTGTGGAATCAGCAGCTCGAAGCGACCATCGACTTGGCTGCAAAAACCGCGAAGAAGAAGTAG